The Sesamum indicum cultivar Zhongzhi No. 13 unplaced genomic scaffold, S_indicum_v1.0 scaffold00272, whole genome shotgun sequence nucleotide sequence GTGTAAAGTGTGAGCGATTGAGTGACTGAGTATGAGTAAATGTTCTGTGTGTATGTATgagtttttcaaacaacaaagctCGACAGGGGGTAGCAGAAGCCTAGAATGTTATGTTCTgtctttttctcataatattttcctgttaatttcttctttgttggtttgtctttacttcatattattgtaataataagcatttttagaaagaaatgtatatattgatgctatctatgaatacaataatacaaaaaattattttctacattagATTCGTCCagaaaaggcaaaaaatagaagaaaaaagagacagtatttatgaaaattaattaaatagttcatcaatctgtacatattgttgtattgtaatcaaccatttgtctttacaaaattctttatatacaactcctgtttttgagtaaaattgaaaaacttaaagtagtcatgaagttaaaattgatactcaaaactgaaaaattaatcatgtatacctttcttgcaagttcattcattttgcatttattgaaatttgacaatacTTTTAACTAAGGatgttaaaatacataaagaagAACACAACATTGCTGCAGAGTATgaacttcttcttctcctgTCAAACGAGCAACAGACCTGAAAATGTGATGAAGAAACGTAAAAAGGGGTTCGCGCCTTTATTTGTACTATATGCGACTTTATTAAGTTGTAGCAGTAAAATAGAAGTTGCAAGTGTTATTTCATTGTTGTACCATTTTTATTAGTGGCAAGTATGACAGTTATGGAAGTTACAACTTGAAATTCTATATAAACGTTTATATAACATCTACCTACAGAAGAAGCAAGAAACAGAGCTGAAATATCTTCTGCAAGTTATACAGTTTTCTTCAAGAATTCGATCTCCAACTTTCAATAATGATTTCTACACCTTTCTTTATCCTTTCCATTCAAGTTTTTACATGGTACCAGAGCCAATTTTAATGGTCTCTGATTagttcaaacaaaaaaatcttgaCGACAAGAttcataaagaaaatcaagaatggCAGAAGATCTTGATACCCTCAAACTGCATCCTAGTGACAATCCTAGATTGAGTTTAGTCACTACCATCTTGGACGGCTCAAATTTCTTATCATGGAGCAGATCAATAAAATTGGTTTTGACAGCCAAAACGAAGATGAGTTTCATAAGTAAAGATGCAGAAATACcagaaagaaatacaaaggaATTCGAGCAGTGGATTAAAGTAGACAGCATGGTTACCTCATGGATCTTGAATTCTATTTCAAGAGATATAGTGGAGAGCTTCATGTACacaaaaacatcaaaagaaCTATGGACTGAACTTGAAAACAAATACAGACAAAGCAATGGTCCAATGGAGTATAGGCTAAAGAGGGAACTTGCATCACTGTCACAAGGTTCTTCGAATCTCTctacatatttttcaaaattaaaaaggttATGGGATGAATTAGCCTGCATCATAGCTACTCCAAGTTGCACGTGTACTTGCACATGTACTGCAGCAAGGGAAAATGCAGATATCAAGAGCTCAGATCAACTTATGCAGTTCCTAATGGGGCTGAAGGACTCCTACGACCACGTGAGGAGTCAAATTCTTATGATGGAGCCCTATCCTAATGTGAGCAAAGCCTTTTCCATGGTACTTAGAAttgaaaaacagaaagaagTAAATACAGAACCTCAGTATGCATCTCAAAATTTGGCGATGCAAGCtttcaagaaacaagaatttcCAAGAAcctttcaaaagaaaagaaactttGTTGACAAGAGGTCTCAAGTATGCAAGGAGGTGGTAAGACAGGGCACCTCAAGGAAGTATGTTTCGAGATCCAGGGGTACCGTGACTGGTACAAGAACTTAATggaacaaagaaagaagaatgcTACTGAAATCAACAAAGCTGTTGTTGTCATAGAGATAAAGGAAGAAACCAACATGATGATTGATGAGAAAGCAATAGCTCATGTCTTGAAGTCTGAATTGCACAAGATTCTAGGAGGATTCAAACCTCAACACTAGCACTCACTAATGGAAACTACGTTGATTATTCAGGTAAAATTATTGAACACTTTACCATTAGTTCTGAAATTTCTTGGATAATAGATACTGGCACCACCACTCACATGTGCAATAATGATCTACTACTAACTaataaaaggactaaaataggtaataaatatatccatCTTGCTGATGGAACAGAACATAAAGTGATATGTATAggtaataaatatatccatCTTGCTGATGGAACAGAACATAAAGTGATATGTATGGGGGACATGAAGCTTAATGATAAACTGATCTTgaaaaacatcttatatgtCCCAAGTTTACATTTCAATCTGTTGTCTGTTAGTAGTTTATGTGCatcatcaaacatcaaatttgaatttcttgacTCTTATTGTCTGATGCAGGACCAGAAGACTATGGATACTAGTGCAGTGGCCCTTCTTATAGGGAAACATTACATTTTGAATAAACAATCCTTTGAcagcaaaattataaaggatATTATGTGTAGCTTTAGTACTTTTGGACTTAATGCCTCACATATTTCTGTAGAAACTTGGGATAAGAGGCTAGACCACTTATCTCACAATATATTGATCCACACTGGTCTAGTAAAAAATGACAAACATGCTACATGTTGTGAAATTTGCCAACAGGCAAAACTACAGATGTTGCCTTTTTCTTTAAGCACTTCTTTTTCGAAGGAATGTTTTGATCTTTTACATATTGATTTATGGGGCCCCTATAATGAGTAGTCAATATCTAGATGCACTCATATGTTAACTATTGTCGATGACTGTGGAGATCTACATGGACATACCTTATGCATTATAAGTCACAAGCTCTAGATTTGCTAAACAACTTCCAAAAGATGATTCTTacccaatttaataaaagaatcaaaacaATTAGAAGTGATAATGGACCTGAATTCTTATGTGAACAATGTCAAAATTTTTTCAAGGAAGAAGGAATAATCCACAAAACTACTTGCACTTACactccacaacaaaatggtgtAGTTGAAAGAAAGCATAAACACCTGTTACAAGTAGCAAGAGGTCTAATGTTTCAAGCTAATTTACCTAAGATTTTCTGGACAGAAGTTGTTCTAACATCTAGCTTCTTAAAAAACAGAACACCTACCCCTATATTAAAATGGAAANNNNNNNNNNNNNNNNNNNNNNNNNNNNNNNNNNTTCATTGTTCAGAACCTTTGGATGTATGTGTTTTGCTGCTAATAATCAACCACACAAGTCTAAGTTTGATTTGAGAGGTATAAAATGTGTTTTCCTTGTATGCTCCTAATCAAAAGGGTTACAAAGTCTATGATCTTAATAAGAAGATTATGATAGTATCTAGAGATGTTATTCTTAATGAGaatgtttttccttttgctaATCAACCTACTGATCCCATCAGCTGCTCTTTGCCTAACATACTGTCTGATAATGACATAGACTATCAACAAGAAACAGACATAATGGAAACAAACACTGATATTAATACTAatgaaatacaagaaaatgaggCTGACCAATTACCTGTTCCTAGAAGATCAAATAGATACAGTAACAGACCTATTAGGTTCAATGATTATATATGCACTCATGTACAAACAAAAACTGATATACATGCTGTTTTGCATTCTCCTTACCAGCATAAATCTCTTCTTACTGCTGCTAAGAATCCTGCAGAGCCTACGAATTTCAATGAAgccattaaaacaaaaaaaagggttGATGCAATGAATAATGAGATTAAGGCCTTAGAAGATAATCAAACATGGGAAATTACTGTAcctccaaaagaaaaaagagctaTAGGATGTAAATGGGTatacaaattaaaagttaaacaAGATGGGACTGTAGATAGATATAAGGCTAGGCTTGTAGCCAAGAGATACAACCAAGTAGAAGGGGTAGATTATCTAGATAGTTTTTCTCCTATGGCTAAGGCTGTCACAATTAGAACCCTACTTGCTATAGTTGCAAAATATCATTGGCATCTACACCAACTAGATATTAATAATGCATTCTTACATGAATTTTTGGATGAAGAAATTTACATGTTGCCCCCTGAGGGTTATTCTGTTCCTAAAGATCATGTTTGTAAGTTAAAGAAATCATTGTATGGTCTTAACCAAGCCTCTAGGCAATAGAATCAAGAATTCACTTtacaattagaaaaatatggcTTCAATCAATCTGGAATAAAACAGCAGCTCACAAGAAGAACAACTGGAAAATCCTGAAAGTTTTAGGAGATTACTAGGAAGATTGCTATACTTAGGATTTACCAGGCCAGATATTTGTCATGGGACACAACAACTAAGTCAATACATGCAATTCCCATGTAAAGCAAACTGGAATGCAGCACTTCACCTGGTTAGATATATCAAAACAACCATGAACAGAGGACTGCAACTAAACACAAATGACAGCTTTGAACTTAAGGCATTCTGCGATGGATTGGGCAAGTTGCAAGGACTCAAGGAAATCACTCACTAGATATTGTGTATTTCTGGGAGGATCATTCATTTCCTGGAAAACTAAAAAGCAAACAACCGTGTCAAGATCATCAGGTGAAGTAGAATATAGGAGTATGGGGACAACCACATGTGAACCCATATGGATTTTCAACTTACTGCAGGATTTCAAAATCATCCCTCCTACACCTATCAAGTTTTATTGTGACAACCAGGCTGCATTATACATCACGGCTAATC carries:
- the LOC105180009 gene encoding uncharacterized protein LOC105180009, with the protein product MAEDLDTLKLHPSDNPRLSLVTTILDGSNFLSWSRSIKLVLTAKTKMSFISKDAEIPERNTKEFEQWIKVDSMVTSWILNSISRDIVESFMYTKTSKELWTELENKYRQSNGPMEYRLKRELASLSQARENADIKSSDQLMQFLMGLKDSYDHVRSQILMMEPYPNVSKAFSMVLRIEKQKEVNTEPQYASQNLAMQAFKKQEFPRTFQKKRNFVDKRSQGYRDWYKNLMEQRKKNATEINKAVVVIEIKEETNMMIDEKAIAHVLKSELHKILGGFKPQH